One genomic segment of Desulforamulus reducens MI-1 includes these proteins:
- a CDS encoding Asp23/Gls24 family envelope stress response protein produces the protein MTDNKRDIVVMTPHEGLGGIRISDDVVGVIAGMAATEVSGVAGMSGGLGGGIAEMLGRKNLSKGVKVEVGEKEAAVDLFVIVEFGVRIPDVASQIQMNVKRAIEGMTGLSVVEVNVHVQGVTFPNADTKEDEPNRVR, from the coding sequence ATGACAGATAATAAGCGCGATATCGTGGTTATGACTCCCCATGAAGGATTAGGTGGTATCCGCATTTCAGATGATGTAGTAGGGGTTATCGCCGGGATGGCTGCAACCGAGGTTTCCGGAGTTGCAGGTATGAGTGGAGGTCTTGGCGGCGGCATTGCCGAAATGCTGGGCAGAAAGAACCTGTCCAAGGGTGTAAAAGTTGAAGTTGGGGAAAAGGAAGCGGCAGTGGATCTTTTCGTTATTGTTGAGTTTGGTGTCCGCATTCCGGATGTGGCTTCCCAGATCCAAATGAATGTAAAGCGTGCCATCGAAGGCATGACAGGTCTTTCTGTGGTGGAAGTGAATGTCCATGTGCAAGGCGTTACTTTTCCTAATGCAGATACAAAAGAAGATGAACCAAACCGCGTAAGATAA
- the amaP gene encoding alkaline shock response membrane anchor protein AmaP — protein MSPFDRSLLIFYTLLMTIFSLLALLIVSGWWQQPLYLLWQSPYVHDLQLYLSIFIGVLLLVGLRLLWVSFSRRQTGKAVVHDYTLGQVRISLTTIENLVKKVVYQIQGVKEVKPRVIQTSKGMGLHIRAIVSPDISIPEVSRQIQQRVQEYLSQTTGIVVTDIKVIVDNISSTRPRVE, from the coding sequence GTGAGTCCCTTTGACCGTTCTTTGCTCATATTTTATACCTTGTTAATGACAATATTTAGTCTGTTGGCATTGTTAATTGTTTCTGGTTGGTGGCAACAGCCCTTATACCTTTTGTGGCAAAGCCCCTACGTGCATGATTTGCAACTTTACCTGTCTATATTTATAGGCGTTTTATTACTTGTGGGCTTGCGCTTACTATGGGTTTCCTTTTCCCGGCGGCAAACCGGCAAGGCAGTGGTCCATGACTACACCCTGGGACAAGTAAGAATTTCCCTAACAACCATTGAAAACTTGGTTAAGAAAGTTGTCTACCAGATACAGGGTGTAAAAGAAGTAAAACCACGTGTTATACAAACTTCAAAGGGAATGGGGTTGCATATTCGGGCAATCGTGTCCCCAGATATCAGTATTCCGGAAGTCAGCCGGCAAATTCAACAGCGGGTACAGGAGTACCTTTCACAAACCACCGGGATCGTGGTAACCGATATCAAAGTAATTGTGGATAATATATCCAGCACCCGTCCTAGGGTAGAGTAA
- a CDS encoding DUF2273 domain-containing protein: protein MLYKLFQEIIENHRGKAVGAILGLAFGWFAISYGLFKALFVSLCVSIGYFVGKGVDQSFDFREAFDRLFRDRW, encoded by the coding sequence ATGTTATATAAACTATTTCAGGAAATTATCGAAAACCACAGGGGAAAAGCCGTAGGAGCAATACTGGGACTGGCCTTTGGCTGGTTTGCTATCAGCTATGGCTTATTTAAAGCCTTATTTGTGAGCCTTTGTGTATCAATCGGTTATTTTGTAGGCAAGGGCGTGGACCAAAGTTTTGATTTTCGGGAAGCCTTTGACAGACTTTTTCGGGATCGCTGGTAA
- the nusB gene encoding transcription antitermination factor NusB, giving the protein MGRRQARETALQVLFQIDLGKTEPDLALNNTAEEFGAGPQEIEFARQLVMGTLEHIEEIDAMIGKVSKEWQLNRMANVDRNIMRLAIFEMNYRADIPKSVSVNEALELSKIFGTPDSVRFINGILGKLLDNKDEAAPVISSLE; this is encoded by the coding sequence TTGGGCAGAAGGCAGGCCAGAGAAACTGCACTGCAGGTATTATTTCAAATTGACTTAGGAAAAACCGAACCAGACCTTGCACTTAACAATACTGCGGAGGAGTTTGGGGCTGGTCCCCAGGAGATAGAGTTTGCCCGACAATTAGTTATGGGCACCCTGGAACACATAGAAGAAATTGATGCTATGATTGGTAAGGTTAGTAAGGAATGGCAATTGAATCGGATGGCCAATGTAGACCGCAATATTATGCGGTTAGCAATCTTTGAAATGAATTATCGAGCCGATATCCCCAAGAGTGTATCGGTTAATGAAGCTCTGGAATTATCCAAGATATTTGGCACCCCGGACTCCGTCCGTTTTATAAACGGTATCCTAGGCAAACTGCTGGATAACAAGGACGAAGCAGCACCAGTCATAAGTAGTCTAGAGTAA